A part of Caretta caretta isolate rCarCar2 chromosome 1, rCarCar1.hap1, whole genome shotgun sequence genomic DNA contains:
- the KCTD4 gene encoding BTB/POZ domain-containing protein KCTD4 has protein sequence MERKINRREKEHEEKHINSEGTEESKNCKMPLITLNVGGYLYITQKQTLTKYPDSFLEGVINGKIVCPFDADGHYFIDRDGLLFRHILNFLRNGELLLPEGFRENQLLAQEADFFQLKMLADAVKSRWEKEQTASRETTFLEITDSHDRSQGLRIFCNAPDFIAKIKSRIVLVSKSRLDGFPEEFSISSNIIQFKYFIKSENGTRLVLKEDNTFVCTLETLKFEAIMMALKCGFRLLTSLDCSKGSIVHSDALHFIK, from the coding sequence ATGGAGCGAAAaataaacagaagagaaaaggaaCATGAAGAAAAGCACATCAACTCTGAGGGTACTGAAGAAAGCAAGAACTGTAAAATGCCTCTGATTACTCTCAATGTTGGTGGATACCTGTACAttacacaaaaacaaacactaaCCAAGTACCCAGACTCTTTTCTTGAAGGTGTGATAAATGGAAAAATCGTCTGTCCATTTGATGCAGATGGCCATTATTTCATAGACAGGGATGGACTCCTTTTCAGGCACATTCTGAACTTCCTACGAAATGGAGAACTTCTTCTACCAGAGGGGTTTCGAGAAAATCAACTTTTGGCACAAGAAGCAGATTTTTTTCAGCTTAAGATGTTAGCTGATGCAGTGAAATCAAGGTGGGAGAAAGAACAGACAGCATCCAGAGAGACTACTTTCCTGGAAATAACTGATAGCCACGACCGTTCACAAGGTCTTAGGATCTTTTGTAATGCTCCTGATTTCATAGCAAAAATCAAATCTCGCATTGTTCTGGTGTCAAAAAGCAGGCTGGATGGATTTCCAGAGGAGTTTTCAATATCTTCAAATATTATTCAATTCAAATACTTCATAAAGTCAGAAAATGGTACACGACTTGTACTGAAGGAAGACAACACCTTTGTCTGCACCCTGGAAACTCTTAAGTTTGAGGCTATAATGATGGCTTTAAAATGTGGATTTAGACTGCTGACCAGTCTGGATTGTTCCAAAGGGTCAATTGTTCACAGCGATGCACTTCATTTTATCAAGTAA